In Populus alba chromosome 1, ASM523922v2, whole genome shotgun sequence, a single window of DNA contains:
- the LOC118033931 gene encoding uncharacterized protein: MIKMGNFSEEEEQEPNFFDTREEISPVSDWSSDGGDCSPSVLTSFSYDVWTRNPESVQDRRRRFLKWTGLSLDRNDGFEEEFGDDFKDEIQWVGVDRTEDNSGAVLGTSSIEDDFLSTQSSMSSESNEVWRQSFENGTLDGNIVYRIKNLDDGTEFLVDELYGDGMPSRLHEVGSNQSPSFEEFQRTLGTSPLLERFFKKYVNDGRAMVEAKRKAKRSWLKKLGLKGRIIDRQGTAASKPCDLESTTGAKMHRVKVHPSKKHTKELSSLFTGQEFLAHKGSILTMKFSLDGQYLASGGEDGVVRVWRVIEEDRSNQFDISATDPLCLYFTMNHLSELASLDVDKKVIDKTNRHGSSDSTCVVVPPKVFRVLEKPLHEFQGHNGEVLDLSWSKKRFLLSSSVDKTVRLWQVGCDRCLRVFSHNNYVTSVDFNPVDDNYFISGSIDGKVRIWEVLGCRVVDYTDIREIVTAACYRPGGKGGLIGTMTGNCLFYDIIDNRLQLDAQICLQGKKKLPGRRITGFEFSPSDPSKLVVTSADSLVRVICGLDVICKFRAASLRFAANQISASFTSDGKHIISTSEDSNVYIWNYTSQERTSRTKNIQSCESFMSQNASVAIPWRGIETVPETLSSPETSGDVNSFQSDRSCPKFCGEIEQKRLSSSPSVCFSLARGFLSDSLTRGSATWPEEKLPSSSPKAASPPKSRPEFKYLKNACQNMLSSHMWGLVIVTAGWDGRIRTYLNYGLPLRL, translated from the exons atgataaaaatgggGAATTTCAGTGAAGAGGAAGAGCAAGAACCAAACTTTTTCGATACCCGTGAGGAGATATCTCCTGTTTCTGATTGGAGTTCAGATGGTGGGGATTGTAGTCCTAGTGTTCTTACTAGTTTCTCATATGATGTTTGGACTCGGAATCCAGAAAGTGTTCAAGATCGGCGGCGAAGGTTCTTAAAGTGGACGGGTTTAAGTTTGGATCGAAATGATGGTTTTGAAGAGGAGTTTGGTGATGATTTCAAGGACGAAATCCAATGGGTTGGTGTTGATAGGACGGAGGATAATAGTGGGGCAGTGTTAGGGACATCGAGTATAGAAGATGACTTTTTGTCAACTCAGTCTTCCATGTCTTCCGAGTCAAATGAAGTTTGGCGACAATCATTTGAAAATGGTACGCTGGATGGGAATATTGtgtatagaataaaaaatttggaTGATGGAACTGAGTTTCTGGTGGATGAACTGTATGGGGATGGAATGCCTAGCAGACTGCATGAAGTGGGATCCAATCAATCTCCTAGTTTTGAAGAATTTCAGAGAACACTCGGCACATCTCCTTTGCTTGAacgattttttaagaaatatgttAATGATGGAAGGGCTATGGTAGAAGCAAAAAGGAAAGCTAAAAGGAGTTGGCTGAAGAAATTGGGCTTGAAGGGAAGGATTATTGATAGACAAGGGACAGCTGCCTCGAAGCCTTGTGATCTTGAATCAACCACAGGAGCAAAGATGCATAGAGTTAAAGTTCATCCATCCAAAAAGCACACCAAAGAATTGTCTTCTCTCTTTACAGGACAAGAATTTCTGGCTCACAAGGGATCAATTTTGACAATGAAATTCAGTCTTGATGGACAATACCTGGCAAGTGGTGGTGAAGATGGTGTTGTGCGCGTGTGGAGGGTGATTGAGGAAGACAGATCCAACCAATTTGACATCTCAGCCACTGATCCCTTGTGTCTATATTTCACAATGAATCATCTTTCTGAATTAGCTTCACTTGATGTGGATAAGAAGGTAATTGATAAAACGAACAGACATGGTTCATCAGACTCCACATGTGTTGTTGTGCCACCAAAGGTGTTCAGGGTATTGGAGAAGCCTCTGCATGAGTTTCAAGGACATAACGGAGAGGTTTTGGATCTCTCGTGGTCTAAGAAAAGG TTTCTTTTGTCCTCTTCTGTTGATAAGACAGTTCGCCTTTGGCAAGTGGGTTGCGACAGATGCCTGAGAGTTTTTTCTCATAATAATTATG TGACTTCTGTTGATTTCAATCCTGTGGATGACAATTATTTCATCAGTGGCTCAATAGATGGTAAAGTTCGCATCTGGGAAGTGCTTGGCTGTCGGGTTGTTGATTATACTGATATACGAGAGATAGTTACTGCTGCGTGTTATCGTCCTGGTGGAAAG GGAGGACTGATTGGCACAATGACAGGAAACTGCCTCTTTTATGATATAATAG ATAATCGACTGCAACTGGATGCTCAAATATGCTTACAGGGCAAAAAGAAGCTACCTGGCAGGAGGATAACTGGCTTCGAG TTCTCTCCAAGCGACCCAAGCAAACTTGTTGTCACTTCTGCTGATTCACTAGTCCGAGTGATATGCGGCCTGGATGTCATTTGCAAATTTAGGG CTGCGAGCCTTCGGTTTGCAGCAAACCAGATTTCTGCGTCTTTTACCTCAGATGGAAAACATATTATCTCAACAAGTGAAGATTCTAACGTCTACATCTGGAACTATACCAGCCAGGAAAGGACTTCTCGAACAAAGAACATTCAGTCTTGTGAGAGCTTCATGTCTCAAAATGCATCTGTTGCTATACCATGGCGCGGTATTGAAACTGTTCCTGAAACGCTTTCATCCCCTGAAACTAGCGGGGATGTTAATAGTTTCCAAAGTGATCGTAGTTGTCCGAAATTTTGTGGGGAGATAGAGCAGAAAAGGCTCTCCTCTTCTCCATCAGTCTGCTTCTCTCTTGCCCGTGGATTTCTATCGGATTCCTTGACAAGGGGATCTGCGACTTGGCCTGAGGAGAAACTTCCCAGCTCAAGTCCGAAGGCAGCCTCACCTCCAAAATCTAGACCTGAGTTCAAGTATTTGAAGAATGCTTGTCAGAATATGTTAAGTTCTCACATGTGGGGTCTTGTTATTGTAACTGCAGGCTGGGACGGACGGATTAGAACGTACCTCAATTATGGTTTACCTCTTAGACTGTGA